The Christiangramia flava JLT2011 genome has a segment encoding these proteins:
- a CDS encoding hybrid sensor histidine kinase/response regulator transcription factor, translating to MRKRLFSMTILLLLSLHLAAQEYYFKNYQVEDGLSHNTITSSLQDQRGFLWFGTKDGLDRFDGYNFKVFRQETGKANSLGSNFVRTLHEFQNNIWVGTDNGLYKYQEELEEFQLIPLSANEPILDIENDDQGNLWFIAAGNVYRMNIQSGKTDSFNRSYAWWLFKDSSGKIWMTTQDQFFSFQEDTNDFQPEEVDLHIHNDLPFIITKVMKAQKDLILIGTKYHGAFWYDTIKKTAEAIFPEDQNPLYVRDFTLASAHELWLATESGVYIYNLNTEQFTNLKKSYNNPYSLSDNAIYTLTTDTEGGVWMGTYFGGINYYPKPYTPFNKYFPKVGENSISGNAVREIHQDQYGKIWIGTEDAGLNRFDPVTGEFWNIPQKNLSHYNIHGILTLDDELWVGTFEHGLDILDIQTGRRLRHYESSNTRSLNSDFIIDIFKSSEGTIYLLTSSGIYSYDPLHDDFVPVPGLPENHHYAYIAEDQKGIIWLGTYWDGLYRYNPKNKQVRAFTHKNDDSYSISSNVINGIFSDSTERLWVTTENGLNLYDPKTGNFRKLTTHDGLPSNVTYSILEDQNGILWISTSNGLVKFDVNKEEMKTYTTVNGLISDQFNYSSAFQTPEGQMYFGSVDGMISFNPQNFTENNASSPVLFTDIQINNKKVPVNSLGSPLDKSINFQKEIVLNHRQSSFSLEFTNLSYSSSEMTEYWYKMKGLHDDWVYLGKEHRIFFTELPAGTYELQIRSKNGYGSLSPDTAKLGIEVLPPIWLSKWAYFVYTLLVFTAIYFLIRYYHQYTQEKNQQKFAIFQNQKEKEIYQAKIQFFTNVAHEIRTPLSLIKAPLEKLMRSTEGQKKDFRENLAIMDKNTSRLLNLVNELLDFRKTESQNLKLSFVQTNISRLLQDTVERFKPVIDEKKLSFQLQLPATPVIAYVDEEGVRKILSNLFNNAVKYSEKMVRVKLEQNEQCLTMSIENDGPKIPETCATKIFEPFFRVSENNGFSGSGIGLSLAHSLTSLHNGKLKLENEHTETNRFILELPLHQHEEFDLYEPAGIDKEYRVAPSPSAFQSTEKSNVLLVEDNQDLLNFLQRELQESYRVFQAEDAQKALEILSEESIQLVLSDVSMPGTDGYSLCKMIKSDLATSHIPVVLLTAKSGMNSKIEGLESGADSYVTKPFSVEYLKAQIHSLIQNRRNVMEFFSSTPLSHIKSIANSRTDADFLTKLDKVIFQHLNDTSLSVETLADIMNMSRSSLYRKISELSNLSPNELINLARLKKAAELLHSGEFKIYEVAEKVGYKSQTSFGRNFQKQFHMTPSEYMNSTKV from the coding sequence ATGAGGAAGCGACTTTTTTCTATGACCATCCTATTGCTGCTAAGTTTACATTTAGCCGCCCAGGAATATTATTTTAAAAATTATCAGGTAGAAGATGGATTATCCCATAATACCATTACCTCTTCCTTACAGGATCAACGGGGATTTTTGTGGTTTGGAACCAAAGATGGTTTGGATCGTTTCGATGGTTATAATTTTAAAGTCTTTCGTCAAGAAACCGGAAAGGCAAATAGCCTGGGCAGTAATTTTGTTCGAACACTGCATGAATTTCAGAATAATATTTGGGTAGGGACCGATAATGGACTCTACAAATACCAGGAAGAACTGGAAGAATTTCAGCTTATTCCTTTATCTGCCAATGAACCCATTCTGGATATTGAAAATGATGATCAGGGAAATCTTTGGTTTATTGCTGCGGGAAACGTCTACCGCATGAATATTCAATCTGGAAAAACTGACAGTTTTAATAGATCATATGCCTGGTGGTTATTCAAGGACTCTTCCGGTAAAATATGGATGACTACTCAGGATCAATTTTTCAGCTTTCAGGAAGATACCAATGATTTCCAACCAGAAGAAGTTGACTTACACATCCATAACGACCTGCCTTTCATCATCACCAAAGTCATGAAGGCTCAAAAAGATTTGATCTTGATCGGTACGAAATATCACGGGGCTTTCTGGTATGACACCATTAAAAAGACTGCTGAAGCGATTTTTCCCGAAGATCAAAACCCCTTATACGTTAGAGATTTTACATTAGCCAGCGCACACGAACTCTGGTTGGCTACAGAATCTGGCGTTTACATTTATAATCTGAACACTGAGCAATTTACCAATTTAAAAAAGAGCTATAACAACCCCTATTCTCTTTCAGATAACGCAATTTATACCCTTACTACTGATACCGAAGGAGGTGTATGGATGGGAACCTACTTCGGCGGGATTAACTACTATCCCAAACCCTATACCCCTTTTAACAAATATTTTCCGAAGGTTGGGGAAAATTCAATAAGCGGAAACGCAGTTCGGGAGATCCATCAAGACCAATATGGTAAAATATGGATTGGAACGGAGGATGCAGGGCTTAATCGTTTCGACCCTGTAACTGGAGAATTCTGGAATATTCCGCAGAAAAACCTGTCGCACTATAACATTCACGGAATTCTCACATTAGATGATGAATTATGGGTAGGTACTTTCGAGCACGGTTTGGACATTTTGGATATCCAGACTGGTAGAAGGTTGAGACACTATGAAAGTTCTAATACGCGTTCTCTCAACAGCGATTTTATCATTGATATTTTTAAGTCTTCGGAAGGTACAATTTACCTTTTAACCTCCTCCGGTATTTATAGTTATGATCCGTTACACGATGATTTTGTTCCGGTTCCCGGTCTTCCCGAAAATCACCATTATGCCTATATTGCTGAAGATCAAAAAGGGATCATCTGGCTGGGCACGTACTGGGACGGTCTCTATCGCTATAATCCTAAAAATAAACAGGTTCGTGCGTTTACCCATAAAAACGACGACTCATACAGTATTAGTAGCAATGTCATAAATGGGATATTTTCTGATTCTACTGAAAGGCTTTGGGTAACTACTGAAAATGGCTTGAATCTCTATGATCCAAAAACGGGAAATTTCAGGAAATTGACTACTCACGACGGCCTCCCGTCCAATGTCACCTATTCCATTCTGGAGGATCAAAATGGCATCTTATGGATCAGTACTTCAAACGGCCTGGTAAAATTCGATGTCAATAAAGAAGAAATGAAGACCTACACAACCGTGAATGGCTTGATCAGTGACCAGTTCAATTATAGCTCTGCTTTTCAAACTCCGGAAGGGCAAATGTATTTTGGAAGTGTAGACGGGATGATTAGCTTCAATCCTCAGAATTTTACCGAAAATAACGCGTCTTCGCCCGTATTGTTCACTGATATCCAGATCAACAACAAAAAAGTCCCTGTTAATTCACTAGGTTCGCCACTGGACAAATCGATCAATTTCCAAAAAGAGATCGTTCTAAATCACCGCCAGTCATCCTTTAGTCTGGAGTTTACAAATCTGAGCTATTCCTCTTCTGAAATGACTGAATACTGGTACAAAATGAAAGGATTACATGACGATTGGGTCTATCTGGGAAAGGAACACCGCATATTTTTTACAGAATTGCCAGCGGGCACCTACGAATTACAGATCAGGTCTAAAAATGGTTATGGGTCTTTAAGTCCCGATACTGCTAAGCTGGGAATTGAAGTATTACCACCAATCTGGCTGAGTAAATGGGCTTATTTTGTTTACACTCTGCTCGTTTTTACCGCTATTTATTTCTTAATCAGGTATTACCACCAATACACTCAGGAAAAGAACCAGCAAAAATTTGCGATTTTTCAAAACCAAAAAGAAAAAGAGATTTACCAGGCCAAGATCCAGTTCTTTACCAATGTCGCACACGAGATCAGGACGCCTTTGTCGCTCATTAAAGCTCCACTGGAAAAATTGATGCGAAGTACCGAGGGACAAAAAAAAGATTTTCGGGAAAATTTGGCCATTATGGACAAGAATACTTCCCGGCTTCTGAACCTGGTCAATGAATTGCTGGATTTTCGCAAAACCGAATCCCAAAATCTGAAACTTTCCTTCGTCCAAACCAATATTTCCAGGCTCTTACAGGACACGGTGGAGCGATTTAAACCGGTAATCGATGAAAAAAAGCTTTCCTTCCAACTGCAATTACCAGCAACGCCTGTAATTGCATATGTAGATGAAGAAGGCGTTCGTAAAATTCTTAGTAACCTTTTTAACAACGCGGTTAAGTATTCGGAAAAAATGGTGCGGGTAAAACTGGAACAAAATGAGCAATGTTTGACCATGAGTATCGAAAATGATGGCCCTAAAATTCCAGAAACCTGTGCGACAAAGATCTTTGAACCCTTCTTCCGTGTTTCTGAAAATAACGGTTTTTCCGGTAGCGGGATAGGCCTTTCCCTGGCACATTCTCTCACTTCCTTACATAATGGAAAGCTTAAACTGGAAAACGAACATACGGAAACAAACCGGTTTATACTCGAACTTCCCTTGCATCAGCATGAAGAATTTGATCTCTATGAACCAGCCGGGATCGACAAAGAATATCGGGTTGCTCCGTCGCCCTCTGCCTTTCAGTCGACTGAAAAATCGAACGTTCTTCTGGTCGAAGACAATCAGGATCTGCTTAATTTCCTCCAGCGTGAACTACAGGAGTCTTACCGGGTCTTTCAAGCTGAAGACGCACAAAAAGCACTGGAAATCCTTTCAGAAGAAAGCATTCAACTAGTGCTGAGCGATGTTTCAATGCCTGGAACCGATGGCTACAGTTTATGTAAAATGATCAAAAGCGACCTGGCTACCAGTCATATCCCGGTGGTTTTATTAACAGCCAAAAGCGGTATGAATTCCAAAATCGAAGGACTGGAAAGCGGTGCAGACAGCTATGTAACCAAACCATTTTCGGTAGAATATCTAAAGGCCCAAATCCATTCCCTCATCCAGAACAGGCGCAATGTGATGGAATTCTTTTCCAGCACGCCGCTCTCTCATATTAAAAGCATTGCCAATTCCAGAACTGATGCTGATTTTCTTACGAAACTCGATAAGGTAATCTTTCAGCATTTAAATGATACGAGTTTAAGTGTGGAAACGCTCGCAGATATTATGAACATGAGCCGTTCCAGCCTTTACCGTAAAATTAGCGAACTTTCCAATCTTTCACCCAACGAACTCATCAACCTCGCCCGGCTGAAAAAGGCTGCAGAACTGCTTCATTCCGGAGAATTCAAAATCTACGAGGTAGCCGAAAAAGTGGGCTATAAGTCTCAAACAAGCTTTGGTAGGAATTTTCAGAAGCAATTTCATATGACTCCTTCAGAATATATGAACTCCACTAAGGTTTAG
- a CDS encoding beta-N-acetylhexosaminidase, whose translation MSSLLRLTLVFLFLFVSCNSPKYLERMNEETDYYIVPKPKKLIPANGAFLLNQPVTFNFPDELRQEAEFLRKYLYEDFGETPDEKSDGSLVLLQVNEKMGAESYILESTPESLSIEGGSPQAVFYALQSLRQIILKQNGDRLIPAGRIEDQPRFTYRGMHLDVGRHFFNTEEVKQYLDILALHKINTFHWHLTEDQGWRIEIKKYPELTKTGGFRNGTIVGHFPGTSNDNERYGGFYTQEDVKEIVTYAAKRHIRIIPEIEMPGHSQAAIAAYPFLSCFPEEKTTVPEGMMSSSSKEQQENGRIKIVQESWGVYSDVYCAGKEETFEFLENVLDEVMELFPSEYIHIGGDECPKDNWKRCPECQKRMTQLNLENEHELQSYFIQRMEKYINSKGKKIIGWDEILEGGLAPNATVMSWRGEAGGIEAAEQSHEVIMSPTGYCYFDYYQAENSEKEPLAIGGYLPVEKVYSYHPQPEELTQSQQQNILGPQANLWTEYIDNFDKLQYMLLPRLAAISEVGWTNRDDRKWLDFQKRLSALRKVYDRQNYRYATHVFEQPEAH comes from the coding sequence ATGAGCTCTCTTCTTCGTTTGACCTTAGTTTTCCTGTTTTTATTTGTTTCCTGCAATTCCCCCAAATACCTGGAGCGAATGAATGAAGAGACCGACTATTATATTGTTCCAAAACCTAAAAAACTGATTCCTGCAAATGGAGCTTTTTTATTAAACCAGCCGGTTACTTTCAATTTTCCAGATGAGCTCCGGCAAGAGGCTGAATTTTTGCGAAAATATCTATATGAGGATTTTGGAGAAACACCTGATGAAAAATCTGACGGCAGTTTAGTGCTTCTCCAGGTAAATGAAAAAATGGGGGCCGAGAGCTATATTTTGGAAAGCACTCCTGAAAGTCTTTCTATCGAAGGCGGTTCACCGCAGGCAGTTTTCTATGCACTTCAGTCTTTAAGACAAATAATTCTTAAACAAAATGGAGACCGGCTTATTCCGGCTGGGAGGATTGAAGATCAGCCAAGATTTACCTACCGCGGAATGCATCTTGATGTAGGCAGGCATTTTTTTAATACTGAAGAAGTGAAGCAATATCTTGATATTCTGGCGCTTCACAAGATCAATACCTTTCACTGGCATCTTACGGAAGATCAGGGTTGGCGTATTGAGATCAAAAAGTATCCGGAACTTACCAAAACCGGAGGTTTTCGAAATGGTACTATTGTGGGGCATTTCCCCGGGACGTCAAATGATAATGAACGTTATGGCGGGTTTTATACGCAGGAAGATGTTAAAGAGATCGTAACCTATGCAGCCAAGAGGCATATTCGTATTATTCCTGAAATTGAAATGCCCGGACACAGCCAGGCAGCCATTGCCGCGTATCCTTTTTTAAGTTGTTTTCCGGAAGAGAAGACCACGGTTCCTGAAGGGATGATGTCATCGAGCAGCAAAGAACAACAGGAAAACGGGCGAATAAAGATCGTGCAGGAGAGTTGGGGAGTTTACAGTGATGTTTACTGCGCAGGGAAGGAAGAAACTTTCGAATTTCTGGAAAATGTTCTTGATGAGGTTATGGAACTATTCCCATCAGAATATATCCATATTGGTGGGGATGAATGCCCAAAAGATAACTGGAAGCGCTGCCCAGAATGTCAAAAACGCATGACCCAACTGAACCTGGAAAACGAACATGAGTTACAGAGTTATTTTATCCAGAGAATGGAAAAATATATCAATAGCAAGGGAAAAAAAATCATTGGCTGGGACGAAATCCTGGAAGGAGGATTGGCGCCAAATGCCACGGTGATGTCCTGGAGGGGAGAAGCCGGAGGGATTGAAGCAGCCGAGCAATCTCACGAGGTGATCATGTCACCCACCGGTTATTGTTATTTTGATTATTACCAGGCAGAGAATTCCGAAAAAGAGCCCCTGGCAATTGGAGGGTACTTACCTGTGGAAAAGGTTTATTCCTATCATCCGCAACCGGAGGAGCTTACCCAATCGCAACAACAGAATATACTGGGGCCTCAGGCAAATCTGTGGACCGAATATATCGATAATTTTGACAAACTTCAGTATATGTTGTTACCACGGCTCGCTGCCATTTCTGAAGTTGGCTGGACTAATCGGGATGACCGAAAATGGCTGGATTTTCAGAAACGCCTTTCCGCTTTGCGAAAAGTATATGATCGTCAAAACTACCGCTATGCCACTCATGTATTTGAACAGCCTGAAGCCCACTAA
- a CDS encoding SusC/RagA family TonB-linked outer membrane protein: METLLLRFKRPISGSILICCLLLNLVAQAQDKQEISGTVTSQGEDPEPLPFINVMVKGTTRGTTTDFDGNYSIEAAPDATIVFSYLGYKTLEVPVNSQTEISVQLEEDVAALDEVVVTGYGSQEKKSITGAISTVTSNDLERVHGGSTVSSGLAGKIPGVSFRMADGRPGASAAIQVRNMGTPLYVIDGIQQDEGQFNNLAPNDIESITVLKDASAAIYGVRAANGVVVVTTKKGKKNSKSTVNIDSYVGWQNWSRFPDPVNDSYTYQQLVAESQVNEFGSTNITPEELEKYRVGEEMGYQSFNWKDFIIKKNAPLVNLNVNASGGSENINYYLSATNLKQESVLGDEFRFERSNIQSNVNANITDRLKVGVQINGRIEERLNPGIPGADDYWLPRFAILRNRPYERPYANDNPEYLNDIGHNETNWGLHNFEIGGYKRDTWRVLQTNFTAQYDLPFVEGLNLKGMYSYYIADHLMNGHEYTYEAYTYDSQTDTYNATGGSTNPWREREQNKVLRNIYQGQLQYKRDFGDHGLDAMFIVERQEARFLRNWVHSVPKTNVLPLIYFSDVDTYDDSESEEARIGYIAQVSYNYKDKYYLSFSGRRDASWKFAPDQRVGYFPSVSGGWRITEEQFMKDWLGDSTILDNLKIRGSYGVLGDDNIGIGAFDYLTGYNYNTGIAILDGQPVIASRDKGQPITNITWFKSKITDIGLDAYLFDGKLSATFDYFYRLRTGLRGRKYDILLPSELGYGLPDENVNSDAQFGIEGALSYNNTFGDVTFNVSGNASLTRSKFISSYKPRFNNSWDRYRWSGEDRYNTIFWGYTALGQFQSQEEIDNYPVDIDGRGNETLLPGDIIYKDVNGDGRIDGYDERPIGYNNYNPLVNFGLSFYVAYKNFDVSADFSGASGYSWNQEWETRIPFQNGGALNEIFLDRWHRADVFDPNSEWIPGKYPALRYNNRGHSNYNKNSTFWLHNVTYLRARTLELGYSIGDSILEKLKIQKARFYVNAYNLFSIDNLQQYGIDPEVNDTNGLQYPQNKFVNVGINLSI, encoded by the coding sequence ATGGAAACATTATTACTCAGATTTAAAAGACCAATTTCAGGAAGTATCCTGATTTGTTGTCTCTTGTTGAATCTTGTGGCGCAGGCACAAGATAAACAGGAGATCAGCGGTACGGTTACCTCCCAGGGCGAAGATCCTGAACCGCTACCATTTATCAATGTAATGGTAAAAGGAACTACTCGCGGTACCACAACTGATTTCGATGGAAATTATAGTATTGAAGCCGCTCCCGATGCTACGATTGTGTTTAGCTACCTAGGTTATAAAACTTTAGAAGTCCCGGTGAATTCGCAAACTGAAATTTCTGTTCAACTGGAAGAAGACGTCGCCGCACTGGATGAAGTGGTGGTGACCGGATACGGTTCACAGGAAAAGAAATCGATCACAGGAGCCATTTCCACCGTTACCAGCAATGACCTGGAGCGTGTGCATGGAGGGTCTACAGTAAGTTCGGGGCTCGCGGGAAAGATTCCTGGCGTAAGCTTCAGAATGGCCGACGGTAGACCAGGTGCCAGTGCAGCCATACAAGTTCGTAATATGGGAACACCACTTTACGTGATCGATGGTATTCAGCAGGATGAAGGTCAGTTCAACAACCTTGCACCAAATGACATCGAAAGTATTACGGTTTTAAAGGATGCCTCAGCAGCGATCTACGGGGTGCGTGCTGCGAACGGGGTGGTGGTAGTCACTACGAAGAAAGGAAAGAAAAACTCCAAAAGCACCGTAAATATAGATTCTTACGTAGGATGGCAAAACTGGTCGCGTTTTCCAGACCCTGTGAACGATTCTTATACTTACCAGCAATTGGTAGCGGAATCACAGGTCAACGAGTTTGGAAGCACCAATATCACGCCGGAAGAGTTGGAGAAATACCGAGTTGGTGAGGAAATGGGTTACCAGTCTTTTAACTGGAAAGATTTCATTATCAAGAAAAATGCACCCTTGGTTAATTTAAATGTGAATGCATCAGGAGGTTCTGAAAATATCAATTATTACCTCTCTGCCACTAATCTGAAGCAAGAATCAGTTCTTGGAGATGAATTCCGCTTTGAAAGAAGTAATATTCAGAGTAATGTGAATGCCAACATTACTGATAGGCTGAAGGTGGGTGTACAAATCAACGGAAGGATCGAAGAGCGTCTTAATCCAGGTATTCCAGGAGCTGATGATTACTGGCTGCCTCGTTTTGCGATTCTCCGTAATCGTCCTTACGAACGACCTTATGCCAATGACAATCCTGAATATCTCAATGACATTGGTCACAATGAAACTAACTGGGGATTGCACAATTTTGAAATTGGCGGTTATAAAAGGGATACCTGGAGGGTTTTACAGACGAACTTTACAGCTCAATATGATCTGCCTTTTGTAGAAGGCCTTAACCTTAAAGGCATGTATTCTTACTACATCGCAGATCACCTGATGAATGGGCATGAGTACACGTATGAGGCTTATACCTATGATTCTCAAACCGATACATATAATGCCACTGGAGGGAGTACAAATCCCTGGAGGGAAAGAGAACAAAACAAGGTGTTGAGAAACATCTACCAGGGACAGCTTCAGTATAAAAGAGATTTTGGTGACCATGGCCTGGATGCCATGTTCATCGTGGAAAGACAGGAAGCTAGATTCTTAAGAAACTGGGTGCATTCCGTACCAAAAACAAACGTGCTTCCGCTGATCTATTTTTCAGATGTGGATACATATGATGATAGTGAAAGTGAGGAAGCCCGAATAGGCTATATCGCGCAGGTGTCTTATAATTATAAAGATAAGTACTACCTCAGTTTCTCCGGAAGGCGTGATGCATCCTGGAAATTTGCGCCAGACCAGCGAGTAGGATACTTCCCATCGGTTTCCGGTGGATGGAGAATTACAGAAGAGCAGTTCATGAAAGACTGGCTCGGTGATTCAACTATTCTCGATAACCTGAAGATTCGCGGTTCCTACGGGGTGCTGGGAGATGATAATATCGGGATTGGCGCTTTTGATTACCTCACCGGTTATAACTACAATACCGGGATAGCTATTTTAGACGGTCAACCAGTGATCGCTAGTCGTGATAAAGGCCAGCCAATTACCAATATCACCTGGTTCAAGAGTAAGATTACAGATATTGGTTTAGATGCTTATTTATTCGACGGTAAACTTTCAGCAACTTTCGATTACTTCTATAGGCTGAGAACCGGCCTGCGCGGAAGAAAATATGACATTCTTCTTCCAAGCGAACTAGGCTACGGACTCCCGGATGAAAATGTGAATTCTGACGCTCAATTCGGTATCGAAGGCGCTTTGAGCTATAATAACACTTTTGGAGATGTTACTTTCAATGTTTCCGGGAATGCCTCCCTCACTCGTAGCAAGTTTATCTCCTCTTATAAACCTCGCTTTAATAATTCGTGGGACCGCTATCGCTGGTCTGGAGAAGATCGCTACAATACGATATTCTGGGGATATACCGCTCTTGGCCAATTTCAGTCTCAGGAGGAGATCGATAATTATCCGGTGGATATAGATGGTCGTGGAAATGAAACTCTGCTACCGGGAGATATTATCTATAAAGATGTAAATGGAGATGGGCGTATTGATGGATATGATGAAAGACCAATTGGCTATAATAATTATAACCCACTGGTAAATTTTGGGCTTAGTTTTTATGTGGCCTATAAGAATTTTGATGTCTCTGCAGATTTTTCAGGAGCTTCAGGATATTCCTGGAACCAGGAATGGGAAACCAGAATTCCATTTCAAAATGGAGGGGCGCTGAACGAAATTTTCCTGGACCGCTGGCACCGGGCTGATGTCTTTGATCCGAACAGCGAATGGATCCCGGGGAAATACCCGGCCCTGAGGTACAATAACCGCGGGCACAGTAACTATAATAAAAATTCCACATTCTGGCTGCACAATGTGACATACCTGCGCGCTAGAACACTGGAATTGGGATATTCAATAGGAGACTCTATCCTGGAAAAACTGAAGATTCAGAAAGCCCGTTTTTACGTGAACGCCTATAACCTTTTCTCGATTGATAATCTGCAGCAGTATGGTATTGATCCGGAAGTGAATGATACGAACGGGCTCCAATACCCGCAGAACAAATTCGTAAATGTGGGAATCAATCTTTCCATTTAA